In one Microbacterium invictum genomic region, the following are encoded:
- the ftsY gene encoding signal recognition particle-docking protein FtsY, protein MAESSWSLGRALRGMFVKPTIDEQTWEDLETALLTADFGPDITEHIVDELREKVERYRTTDPRDLQRMLKETLEEHFARFDTTLRLTERPAVVLVVGVNGVGKTTTIGKFAKFLQRYGRSVVVGAADTFRAAAVDQLATWAERGGAAIVRPQQEGQDPASVAFQTIDYAKRTGTEIVLVDTAGRLHTKGGLMDELGKIRRVIEKQAPISEVLLVLDATTGQNGLLQAEAFLQHAGVTGLVLTKLDGSARGGFVLAVQERTGIPVKLLGQGEGIGDLTGFTPHVFAAALVD, encoded by the coding sequence ATGGCGGAGAGCTCCTGGTCGTTGGGTCGCGCATTGCGCGGCATGTTCGTCAAGCCCACGATCGACGAGCAGACGTGGGAAGACCTCGAGACCGCACTCCTCACAGCGGATTTCGGCCCCGACATCACCGAGCACATCGTGGACGAGCTCCGCGAGAAGGTGGAGCGGTACCGCACGACCGATCCGCGCGATCTGCAGCGGATGCTGAAGGAGACCCTCGAAGAGCACTTCGCGCGTTTCGACACCACGCTCCGCCTCACCGAGCGGCCCGCCGTCGTGCTGGTCGTCGGCGTCAACGGCGTCGGCAAGACCACGACCATCGGCAAGTTCGCGAAGTTCCTCCAGCGCTACGGACGATCCGTGGTCGTCGGCGCCGCCGACACGTTCCGCGCCGCGGCCGTCGATCAGCTGGCCACCTGGGCCGAACGCGGGGGAGCGGCGATCGTCCGGCCCCAGCAGGAGGGTCAGGACCCCGCCTCGGTAGCGTTCCAGACCATCGACTACGCCAAGCGCACCGGAACGGAGATCGTCCTCGTCGACACCGCGGGGCGGCTGCACACCAAGGGCGGTCTGATGGACGAGCTGGGCAAGATCCGTCGTGTCATCGAGAAGCAGGCCCCGATCAGCGAGGTGCTCCTCGTCCTCGACGCGACGACGGGGCAGAACGGCCTCCTTCAGGCCGAGGCCTTCCTGCAGCACGCCGGAGTCACCGGGCTGGTGCTCACCAAGCTCGACGGTTCGGCCAGGGGAGGTTTCGTGCTCGCGGTGCAGGAACGCACCGGCATCCCGGTCAAGCTTCTCGGCCAGGGCGAGGGAATCGGGGATCTGACCGGCTTCACCCCTCACGTCTTCGCCGCGGCCCTCGTCGACTGA
- the smc gene encoding chromosome segregation protein SMC, whose translation MHLKSVTLKGFKSFAQPTTFAFEPGVTCIVGPNGSGKSNVVDALAWVMGEQGAKTLRGGKMEDVIFAGTTTRGPLGRAEVRLTIDNSDGALPIDYTEVSISRTLFRNGASEYAINGETCRLLDVQELLSDSGLGREMHVIVGQGRLDTVLQATPEDRRGFIEEAAGILKHRRRKEKTLRKLEAMEANLTRLSDLAGELRRQLKPLGRQAEVAREAATIAAVVRDARARLLADELLRVRQELTGHARTEQERLAERMVLQDQAQHVRARIERLEGDQRSEAVDEARRVVHGLERVQERLRSLYALAGQRMSLLADSAEHDGDRGGVTVTPEAIAHARAEIDAVAAGLAGAQDAAVAAAREVTRARAELDALDVDIAEQSALVSEHDMRLTALRAAAEAAASTLAAVRTAVERQERAWQAALARRDEAEQALASVQPEEDAPTPDHAADYERAQRDAGAAEEELAGLRERLHSAERELDALTAETAAIDRALDIRSTAADIVARGGEGIRGLVGDAVRVEAGYEAAVAAALGPLAEAVLVDDLPAGFRLAAAVRSDDAGAVDIVVAEPPGDEGHADVLGPVVIAAAVVTAPAGIHALLSGVLIAADLDEAERLLSDPGHAQATIVTRAGEVCRVNRLRAGSGSSRSRVELVAERDAAAARRDELIVIVDSLREARSEAAADLDDKRRRARQTLESMRAHDAELSARAEQVNRATVRHEAAVAECERLGTALSQARAGVTEAADAARVADEQLTAALESPRPILDASARDGLLAALEAARETEMRARLDVETLTERIRAQESRVVQLEKQREREQAAAVEAARRAVIRKSQRDAAADVAGRIPPVLDAVGRSLIEARNDLVAAETARTAVTAELGELRREDARVRERLSAVTEDVHGLELRIHERRLQAGSLRDRALSELGLEENILISEYGPDQLIPDPADADASGIPFDRAVQQRRLADAERTLAQLGRVNPLALEEFSALEQRHAFLTEQLDDLSRTRKDLLTIIEELDDRMRTIFLDAFADTQRAFDQVFPVLFPGGSGSIELTKPDDALTTGIEVTVRPVGKKIERLSLLSGGERSLAAVALLVAIFKARPSPFYILDEVEAALDDANLGRLLGVFEQLRESSQLIVITHQKRTMEIADALYGVSMRQDGVSAVVGQRLGRTADDDGRRVAS comes from the coding sequence ATGCACCTGAAGAGCGTGACGCTCAAAGGGTTCAAGTCCTTCGCGCAACCCACGACGTTCGCCTTCGAGCCCGGCGTCACCTGCATCGTCGGGCCGAACGGGTCGGGCAAGTCGAACGTCGTCGATGCTCTCGCGTGGGTGATGGGCGAGCAGGGTGCCAAGACGCTCCGCGGCGGGAAGATGGAGGACGTCATCTTCGCCGGCACCACGACGCGCGGACCCCTCGGTCGTGCCGAGGTGCGTCTGACCATCGACAACAGCGACGGTGCGCTCCCGATCGATTACACCGAGGTGTCGATCAGTCGGACGCTCTTCCGCAACGGCGCCAGCGAGTACGCCATCAACGGCGAGACCTGTCGACTGCTGGATGTCCAAGAGCTCTTGAGCGACTCGGGCCTGGGGCGCGAGATGCACGTGATCGTCGGGCAGGGACGCCTCGATACGGTGCTCCAGGCGACGCCGGAAGACCGTCGCGGCTTCATCGAGGAGGCCGCAGGGATCCTGAAGCACCGGCGCCGCAAGGAGAAGACGCTCCGCAAGCTCGAGGCCATGGAGGCCAACCTCACCCGGCTGAGCGATCTCGCCGGAGAGCTGCGCCGACAGCTCAAGCCCCTCGGTCGTCAGGCCGAGGTGGCGCGGGAGGCCGCGACGATCGCCGCCGTCGTCCGCGATGCCCGGGCGCGCCTTCTCGCGGACGAGCTGCTGCGCGTCCGTCAGGAGCTGACGGGTCACGCGCGCACCGAGCAGGAGCGTCTCGCCGAGCGGATGGTGCTGCAGGATCAGGCGCAGCACGTCCGCGCGCGGATCGAGCGACTCGAGGGCGATCAGCGATCCGAGGCGGTCGACGAGGCACGCCGCGTGGTGCACGGGCTCGAGCGCGTGCAGGAGAGGCTGCGGTCGCTCTACGCCCTGGCGGGGCAACGGATGTCACTCCTCGCCGACTCCGCCGAACACGACGGTGACCGCGGCGGCGTGACGGTCACCCCCGAGGCGATCGCGCACGCGCGCGCCGAGATCGATGCGGTCGCGGCCGGCCTGGCGGGGGCGCAGGACGCCGCCGTCGCCGCCGCGCGCGAGGTGACGCGTGCGCGCGCGGAACTGGACGCCCTCGACGTCGACATCGCCGAGCAGAGCGCACTGGTCTCGGAGCACGACATGCGGCTCACCGCCCTGCGTGCGGCTGCCGAGGCTGCCGCGTCGACCCTGGCGGCGGTCCGCACGGCGGTGGAACGGCAGGAGCGCGCGTGGCAGGCCGCGCTCGCCCGGCGCGACGAGGCCGAGCAGGCGTTGGCCTCCGTCCAGCCGGAGGAGGACGCGCCGACCCCCGACCATGCGGCGGACTACGAGCGCGCGCAGCGCGACGCGGGGGCGGCCGAGGAAGAGCTCGCAGGTCTGCGGGAGCGCCTGCATTCGGCCGAACGCGAGCTCGACGCGCTGACCGCCGAGACAGCGGCGATCGACCGGGCTCTGGACATCCGCTCCACCGCCGCCGACATCGTCGCGCGCGGCGGCGAGGGCATCCGGGGTCTGGTGGGCGATGCCGTCCGCGTCGAAGCCGGATACGAGGCGGCGGTCGCGGCCGCCCTCGGCCCGCTGGCCGAGGCGGTGCTCGTCGACGATCTGCCGGCGGGATTCCGGCTCGCGGCGGCGGTCCGGAGCGACGACGCCGGGGCCGTCGACATCGTCGTGGCCGAGCCCCCGGGGGACGAGGGGCACGCGGATGTCCTCGGACCGGTCGTCATCGCCGCGGCGGTCGTGACGGCGCCCGCGGGTATCCATGCTCTGCTCTCGGGGGTGCTCATCGCCGCGGATCTCGACGAAGCGGAGCGGCTCCTGTCGGACCCGGGCCATGCGCAGGCGACGATCGTGACGCGCGCCGGGGAAGTGTGCCGGGTGAATCGGCTCCGTGCGGGTTCCGGATCCTCGCGCTCCCGCGTGGAGCTGGTGGCCGAGCGAGACGCCGCGGCGGCGAGGCGGGATGAGCTGATCGTGATCGTCGACTCCCTCCGGGAGGCGCGGTCGGAGGCGGCCGCCGACCTCGACGACAAGCGGCGACGGGCGCGACAGACGCTGGAGTCGATGCGTGCACACGACGCCGAGCTCTCGGCGCGAGCCGAGCAGGTCAACCGCGCCACCGTGCGCCACGAAGCGGCCGTCGCCGAATGCGAACGACTCGGGACGGCCCTCAGCCAGGCCCGCGCCGGCGTCACCGAGGCGGCCGACGCCGCTCGCGTCGCCGACGAACAGCTCACCGCGGCGCTCGAATCACCTCGCCCCATCCTCGACGCCTCGGCTCGGGACGGACTTCTCGCGGCGCTGGAGGCCGCCCGCGAGACCGAGATGCGGGCGCGCCTGGACGTCGAGACGCTCACGGAGCGGATCCGCGCGCAGGAATCGCGTGTCGTGCAGCTGGAGAAGCAGCGGGAGCGGGAGCAGGCGGCGGCGGTCGAGGCGGCCCGGCGCGCCGTCATCCGGAAGAGCCAGCGTGATGCCGCCGCGGATGTCGCGGGCCGGATCCCTCCGGTCTTGGACGCGGTCGGCCGTTCCCTCATCGAGGCCCGCAACGACCTCGTGGCCGCAGAGACCGCACGGACGGCCGTGACCGCAGAGCTCGGCGAGCTCCGGCGAGAGGATGCGCGGGTCCGGGAGCGCCTCTCGGCGGTGACCGAGGACGTCCACGGTCTGGAGCTGCGCATCCACGAGCGACGACTCCAGGCGGGTTCGCTCCGCGACCGAGCGCTGTCGGAACTCGGCCTCGAAGAGAATATCCTGATTTCGGAATATGGCCCCGACCAGCTCATACCCGACCCAGCGGACGCCGATGCAAGCGGCATCCCCTTCGACCGTGCGGTTCAGCAGCGGCGACTCGCCGACGCCGAACGCACGCTCGCGCAACTGGGGCGGGTCAACCCGCTGGCACTGGAGGAATTCTCCGCTCTCGAGCAGCGTCACGCGTTCCTCACCGAGCAGCTCGACGACCTCAGTCGGACCCGCAAAGACCTCCTCACGATCATCGAGGAGCTCGACGACCGCATGCGGACGATCTTCCTCGACGCGTTCGCCGACACCCAGCGAGCGTTCGACCAGGTGTTCCCCGTCCTGTTCCCCGGCGGCTCGGGGAGCATCGAGTTGACGAAGCCCGACGACGCGCTCACGACCGGCATCGAGGTCACGGTGCGACCGGTCGGCAAGAAGATCGAGCGGCTCTCACTGCTGTCGGGCGGTGAACGGTCGCTGGCGGCGGTGGCGCTGCTGGTGGCGATCTTCAAGGCGCGCCCGAGTCCCTTCTACATCCTCGACGAGGTCGAGGCGGCCCTCGACGACGCCAATCTCGGGCGGCTCCTCGGCGTGTTCGAGCAGCTCCGCGAGAGCAGCCAGCTCATCGTCATCACGCACCAGAAAAGGACGATGGAGATCGCCGACGCGCTCTACGGCGTCTCGATGCGTCAGGACGGCGTCTCGGCCGTCGTCGGGCAGCGACTGGGCCGAACCGCCGACGACGACGGCCGGCGGGTGGCGAGCTGA
- a CDS encoding DUF2004 domain-containing protein → MAIEHDFFGLLESGPDGSIFWSETVELGDQSVTVDLTAPDQDDVSQAALDIAASLVSSLEAIDRTARNGMVSELDDRTSEVTEYILQQQEVLGEDIENLLVDISGDIRIDVIRSLQLMSMTILADEHGGADPFAVLEYALDPDATDDVLLVNLDSAGDVLSVTSAD, encoded by the coding sequence ATGGCGATCGAGCACGACTTCTTCGGACTCCTCGAGTCGGGTCCGGACGGCTCGATCTTCTGGTCGGAGACCGTCGAACTCGGCGACCAGTCCGTCACGGTCGATCTGACGGCTCCCGACCAGGACGACGTGTCCCAGGCGGCCCTCGACATCGCCGCGAGCCTGGTGTCCTCCCTCGAGGCCATCGACCGGACGGCGCGCAACGGCATGGTCTCCGAGCTGGATGACCGCACCAGCGAGGTCACCGAGTACATCCTGCAGCAGCAGGAGGTCCTCGGGGAGGACATCGAGAACCTGCTGGTCGACATCTCGGGCGACATCCGGATCGACGTGATCCGCTCGCTGCAGCTGATGAGCATGACCATTCTCGCCGACGAGCACGGCGGCGCCGATCCCTTCGCCGTCCTGGAGTACGCGCTCGACCCCGACGCCACCGACGACGTCCTGCTGGTGAACTTGGACTCCGCCGGAGACGTGCTCTCGGTCACCAGCGCCGACTGA
- the rpmF gene encoding 50S ribosomal protein L32 has product MAGNPPKRKVSRSNTRSRRAQWKAEAPTLVKTIENGKVVYSRPHQAKVVTDSQGTELFLEYKGRKVADV; this is encoded by the coding sequence ATGGCAGGTAACCCCCCGAAGCGGAAGGTCTCCCGCTCCAACACCCGTTCGCGCCGCGCGCAGTGGAAGGCCGAGGCCCCCACGCTGGTCAAGACCATCGAGAACGGCAAGGTCGTCTACAGCCGTCCGCACCAGGCGAAGGTCGTCACCGACTCGCAGGGCACGGAACTGTTCCTGGAGTACAAGGGCCGCAAGGTCGCCGACGTCTGA
- the lipA gene encoding lipoyl synthase: MSAAAPEGRRLLRLEVRNAQTPIERKPEWIRTKARMGPEYQALQSLVKDEGLHTVCQEAGCPNIYECWEDREATFLIGGSQCTRRCDFCQIDTGKPADYDTDEPRRVAESVQRMQLRYATVTGVARDDLPDGGAWLHAETVRRIHDGNPGTGVEILATDFNGVPSLLEEVFASRPEVFAHNVETVPRIFKRIRPAFRYERSLGVLSMARDAGLITKSNLILGMGETPAEVVEALQDLHDAGTDIITITQYLRPSPRHLPVDRWVKPDEFVAFKEAAEEIGFLGVLAGPLVRSSYRAGRLWAQSMISKGREIPDDLSHLARDLASDGTAFAQAV; this comes from the coding sequence GTGAGCGCCGCGGCACCCGAAGGCCGGCGCCTCCTGCGGCTGGAGGTGCGCAACGCCCAGACACCCATCGAGCGCAAGCCCGAATGGATCCGCACGAAGGCGAGGATGGGTCCGGAGTACCAGGCCCTCCAGAGCCTGGTGAAGGACGAAGGACTGCACACCGTCTGCCAGGAGGCGGGCTGCCCGAACATCTACGAGTGCTGGGAGGACCGCGAGGCGACCTTCCTCATCGGAGGGTCGCAGTGCACCCGCCGCTGCGACTTCTGTCAGATCGACACCGGCAAGCCCGCCGACTACGACACCGACGAGCCCCGCCGGGTCGCCGAGAGCGTCCAAAGGATGCAGTTGCGCTACGCCACGGTGACCGGAGTCGCCCGCGACGATCTGCCCGACGGCGGTGCCTGGCTCCATGCCGAGACGGTACGGCGCATCCACGACGGCAACCCGGGAACGGGCGTGGAGATCCTCGCCACGGATTTCAACGGCGTGCCGAGCCTCCTGGAGGAGGTGTTCGCCTCCCGGCCGGAGGTGTTCGCGCACAACGTCGAGACGGTGCCCCGCATCTTCAAGCGCATCCGCCCCGCCTTCCGCTACGAGCGGTCGCTCGGCGTGCTGTCGATGGCCCGCGACGCCGGTCTGATCACGAAGTCCAACCTCATCCTCGGAATGGGCGAGACCCCCGCGGAGGTCGTCGAGGCGCTGCAGGATCTGCACGATGCCGGCACGGACATCATCACCATCACGCAGTACCTCCGTCCGTCCCCGCGCCACCTCCCCGTCGACCGCTGGGTGAAGCCCGACGAGTTCGTCGCCTTCAAGGAGGCTGCGGAGGAGATCGGCTTCCTCGGCGTGCTGGCGGGCCCGCTCGTGAGGTCGTCGTATCGGGCGGGTCGCCTGTGGGCGCAGTCGATGATCTCGAAGGGCCGCGAGATCCCCGACGACCTCTCGCACCTCGCCCGCGACCTCGCCTCCGACGGGACGGCGTTCGCCCAGGCGGTATGA
- the mutM gene encoding bifunctional DNA-formamidopyrimidine glycosylase/DNA-(apurinic or apyrimidinic site) lyase — MPELPEVEVVRRGLDPAMSGSVIESVLVHDPRALTRHGGGPADFEAVLAGRRVLAAVRRGKFLWFPLDGTDKALVGHLGMSGQMLLRSPGAPAERHERVRLELRHPDHGELVVVFADQRTFGSLAIDELGPTVDAAPGGAGSELARVPRQVAHIARDPLDPAFRDRAFRDILGRKKSAIKRVLLDQTVVSGIGNIYADEALWAARVHPETPAHVLSTRRVNRLLAEVRSVLQKALAEGGTSFDAQYVNVNGQAGYFAHSLNAYGRTGEPCPRCGRPIVRVSFTNRSSHFCPRCQPPASLTFFHAPA, encoded by the coding sequence ATGCCTGAGCTGCCGGAGGTCGAGGTCGTCCGCCGCGGCCTGGATCCGGCCATGAGCGGATCCGTCATCGAGAGTGTGCTCGTGCACGACCCCCGGGCTCTCACGCGGCATGGAGGCGGTCCCGCGGACTTCGAAGCGGTCCTCGCGGGTCGGCGCGTCCTGGCGGCCGTTCGGCGAGGGAAGTTCCTGTGGTTCCCCCTCGACGGCACCGACAAGGCGCTCGTCGGTCACCTGGGCATGAGCGGGCAGATGCTGCTGCGCTCCCCGGGGGCGCCGGCCGAACGACACGAGCGGGTGCGGCTCGAACTGCGTCACCCCGATCACGGCGAGCTTGTCGTCGTCTTCGCGGATCAGCGCACCTTCGGATCCCTCGCGATCGATGAGCTCGGCCCCACGGTCGACGCCGCCCCCGGTGGTGCCGGATCCGAGCTCGCCCGCGTCCCGCGGCAGGTCGCACACATCGCGCGCGATCCCCTCGACCCGGCGTTCCGTGACCGGGCGTTCCGCGACATCCTCGGGCGGAAGAAGTCCGCGATCAAGCGGGTGCTGCTCGATCAGACCGTCGTCAGCGGCATCGGGAACATCTACGCCGACGAGGCGCTGTGGGCCGCGCGCGTGCATCCCGAGACGCCCGCCCATGTGCTGTCCACCCGACGGGTGAACCGGCTGCTGGCGGAGGTCCGGTCGGTGCTCCAGAAGGCACTGGCCGAGGGCGGCACGAGCTTCGACGCCCAGTACGTCAATGTCAACGGTCAGGCGGGCTACTTCGCGCACTCGCTGAACGCGTACGGTCGCACCGGCGAACCGTGCCCCCGATGCGGCCGCCCGATCGTCCGCGTCTCGTTCACCAACCGCTCGAGCCACTTCTGTCCGAGGTGTCAGCCGCCCGCCTCCCTCACCTTCTTCCACGCTCCCGCGTAG
- the lipB gene encoding lipoyl(octanoyl) transferase LipB, protein MLETMTVGLDPDFVPYADAWTLQRRVHGEVVRAERSDTLLLLEHEPVFTAGKRTETHERPTDGTPVVDVDRGGKITWHGPGQLVGYPIVRLREPVDVVAHVRRLERLLIEALARHGVDGFQVEGRSGVWVRRPLSTDKVAAIGVRVERGVTMHGFAVNCDNSLAPFRQIIPCGIADAGVTTISEVSGTETSPRDILPSITEVFLAAEQAVAA, encoded by the coding sequence GTGCTCGAAACGATGACGGTGGGGCTCGACCCCGACTTCGTCCCCTATGCCGACGCGTGGACGCTCCAGCGGCGGGTGCATGGCGAGGTGGTGCGCGCGGAGCGGTCCGACACCCTCCTGCTGCTCGAACACGAGCCGGTGTTCACCGCAGGCAAGCGCACCGAGACGCATGAGCGCCCGACCGACGGCACGCCGGTCGTCGACGTCGACCGCGGCGGCAAGATCACGTGGCACGGTCCCGGTCAGCTCGTCGGCTATCCGATCGTCCGCCTCCGCGAGCCGGTCGACGTCGTCGCCCACGTCCGACGTCTGGAACGCCTCCTGATCGAGGCGCTCGCGCGCCACGGCGTGGACGGATTCCAGGTCGAGGGGCGAAGCGGCGTCTGGGTGCGCAGGCCCCTCTCGACCGACAAGGTCGCCGCCATCGGTGTCCGTGTCGAACGGGGAGTGACCATGCACGGCTTCGCCGTGAACTGCGACAACTCCCTCGCGCCGTTCCGGCAGATCATCCCCTGCGGCATCGCCGACGCCGGGGTCACGACGATCAGCGAGGTGTCGGGCACGGAGACCTCCCCCCGCGACATCCTCCCCTCCATCACCGAGGTCTTCCTCGCCGCCGAGCAGGCGGTGGCCGCGTGA
- a CDS encoding GNAT family N-acetyltransferase, protein MNMHPPAGVEFRPLTIPSGIDASDASDFIEMTRVRNQVYREISGHDDERITAAELLPHYQPDAYETRLIWTVREEGRIVGRCGIDLPHEEGSTLAFWQIELLREVWGRGIGSAAYQLIEQIAREHDRSVLQSWAEHPQAPGPRLSAPTGFGDIPEDHAARFYLRHGYTLQQVERASALDLQAPFDTIEALHRDAQQAAADYRVVQWFAPTPSEWVDGYAWMKSRMSTDAPAADLEFDEETWDADRIALHDARYTDSGRLLQVTAAQHVATGELCAFNELVIGADRTEASHQEDTLVLRAHRGHRLGMLVKCAGLLSWRGIAPASPRVITYNAEENRPMLDINEAIGFRPIAYSGAWKKVLP, encoded by the coding sequence ATGAACATGCACCCACCGGCGGGCGTCGAGTTCCGGCCGCTCACGATCCCGTCCGGCATCGACGCTTCCGACGCTTCCGACTTCATCGAGATGACCCGGGTGAGGAACCAGGTGTACCGGGAGATCTCCGGACACGACGACGAACGCATCACCGCAGCGGAGCTGCTCCCGCACTACCAGCCCGACGCGTACGAGACCAGGCTCATCTGGACCGTCCGAGAGGAGGGCCGGATCGTCGGCCGGTGCGGCATCGATCTCCCCCACGAGGAGGGATCGACGCTGGCCTTCTGGCAGATCGAGCTGCTGCGCGAGGTCTGGGGGCGCGGAATCGGCTCAGCCGCCTATCAGCTGATCGAGCAGATCGCGCGGGAGCACGACCGAAGCGTCCTGCAGTCCTGGGCCGAGCATCCGCAGGCCCCCGGGCCACGCCTGTCGGCACCGACCGGATTCGGCGACATCCCCGAAGACCACGCTGCCAGGTTCTACCTCCGTCACGGGTACACGCTCCAGCAGGTCGAACGAGCAAGCGCGCTCGACCTGCAGGCGCCCTTCGACACGATCGAGGCTCTCCATCGCGACGCCCAGCAGGCCGCAGCCGACTACCGCGTCGTGCAATGGTTCGCCCCGACACCGTCGGAGTGGGTCGACGGTTACGCCTGGATGAAGTCGCGGATGTCGACCGATGCTCCCGCCGCCGACCTCGAGTTCGACGAGGAGACCTGGGATGCCGACCGCATCGCCCTCCACGATGCGCGCTACACCGACAGCGGGCGCCTGCTCCAGGTGACGGCGGCGCAGCACGTCGCGACCGGAGAGCTGTGCGCCTTCAACGAGCTCGTCATCGGCGCGGACCGCACGGAGGCCTCTCACCAGGAGGACACGCTCGTCCTCCGGGCGCACCGCGGACACCGACTGGGGATGCTGGTGAAGTGCGCCGGCCTGCTGTCGTGGCGCGGGATCGCGCCGGCGTCACCGCGCGTGATCACCTACAACGCCGAGGAGAACCGTCCGATGCTCGACATCAACGAGGCGATCGGCTTCCGGCCCATCGCCTATTCCGGCGCCTGGAAGAAGGTCCTGCCATGA
- a CDS encoding GNAT family N-acetyltransferase: MNPPSAPETHLVIEPLVVPRSLDDPDAQPFLAMVRLDNEVCRHDTGHSDLDRDPAEALGFWQADDDWLHVGFVARANGAIVGAVSMLFSREPDATSAEFDLMVDPGRWGEGVEDALLGAACAEAWRRGRTVVQTWTLHRPDPPARSIAPATGRGRIPADDRQTRFLTDAGFSLEQVERTSSFDLTGSFDRVEQLLAAARERMGEGYRVVGWSPPTPERYLDSFAHAISRMSTDAPAGGMVVEEETWDADRVRRRDERLAAQHLFVSLVAVEHIATGEIVAFNELVIGDDRTAATQQYGTLVLREHRGRRLGTVVKCENLLRWRTLVPQSPRVATFNAEENRHMLDINEAIGFVPISYAGAWKKVREAGG, encoded by the coding sequence ATGAACCCCCCATCCGCCCCGGAAACCCATCTCGTGATCGAACCGCTGGTGGTTCCGCGGTCCCTCGACGACCCCGACGCCCAGCCGTTCCTGGCGATGGTCCGCCTCGACAATGAGGTCTGCCGTCATGACACCGGACACAGCGACCTCGACCGGGATCCGGCCGAGGCGCTGGGGTTCTGGCAGGCCGACGACGACTGGCTCCATGTCGGATTCGTCGCGCGCGCGAACGGCGCGATCGTCGGAGCGGTGAGCATGCTGTTCTCCCGCGAGCCGGATGCCACCAGCGCGGAGTTCGACCTCATGGTCGACCCCGGGCGGTGGGGCGAAGGCGTCGAGGACGCGCTCCTGGGGGCCGCCTGCGCCGAGGCGTGGCGCCGCGGTCGCACGGTCGTCCAGACCTGGACGCTCCATCGCCCCGACCCTCCCGCGAGGAGCATCGCGCCGGCGACGGGCCGCGGGCGGATTCCCGCCGACGACCGGCAGACCCGTTTCCTCACCGATGCAGGGTTCTCGCTGGAGCAGGTCGAGCGCACGAGTTCGTTCGATCTCACCGGATCGTTCGACCGCGTCGAGCAGCTCCTCGCCGCCGCGCGCGAGCGCATGGGCGAGGGCTACCGCGTGGTGGGGTGGAGCCCTCCGACACCGGAGCGCTATCTCGACAGCTTCGCGCACGCCATCTCCCGGATGTCGACCGACGCTCCCGCAGGCGGAATGGTCGTCGAAGAAGAGACCTGGGACGCCGACCGGGTCCGCCGCCGCGACGAGCGACTGGCCGCGCAGCACCTCTTCGTCTCGCTCGTCGCCGTAGAGCACATCGCAACGGGTGAGATCGTCGCGTTCAACGAGCTCGTCATCGGCGACGACCGCACCGCCGCCACGCAGCAGTACGGGACGCTGGTGCTGCGGGAGCACCGCGGCCGGCGCCTCGGCACTGTGGTCAAATGCGAGAACCTCCTGCGATGGCGGACCCTCGTTCCGCAGTCTCCGCGGGTGGCCACGTTCAACGCCGAGGAGAATCGTCACATGCTCGACATCAACGAGGCCATCGGCTTCGTTCCGATCAGCTACGCGGGAGCGTGGAAGAAGGTGAGGGAGGCGGGCGGCTGA
- the rnc gene encoding ribonuclease III, which translates to MTHRTDITPAHPPLEALTQKLGVEIDPELLLLALTHRSWAYEHGGVPHNERLEFLGDAILGQAVTVRLYTRHPELEEGQLAKRRASVVSTVALAEVARRIGLGEHVLLGRGEELTGGRQKDSILADATEAVIGATYLSAGPDAATALVLRLVEPLLADPERYGAAVDPKTSLQELAARRGFPPPVYEISATGPDHDRVFTARVRVGHAETRGTGTSKKHAEMAAALLAWRELSAPSGAPGVDA; encoded by the coding sequence GTGACTCACCGTACCGACATCACTCCGGCGCACCCGCCGCTGGAGGCGCTGACACAGAAGCTCGGGGTCGAGATCGACCCCGAGCTTCTGCTGCTGGCGCTCACGCATCGCTCGTGGGCGTACGAGCACGGTGGCGTTCCGCACAACGAGCGTCTCGAGTTCCTCGGTGACGCCATCCTCGGTCAGGCCGTCACCGTCCGCCTCTACACCCGGCACCCCGAACTCGAAGAGGGTCAGCTGGCCAAACGCCGCGCGAGCGTGGTCTCGACCGTCGCGCTGGCCGAGGTCGCACGTCGGATCGGTCTGGGCGAGCACGTCCTGCTCGGTCGCGGCGAGGAGCTCACCGGCGGACGGCAGAAGGACTCGATCCTCGCCGATGCGACCGAGGCCGTCATCGGTGCCACGTACCTCTCCGCCGGTCCGGATGCCGCAACAGCGCTCGTTCTCCGGCTGGTCGAACCGCTGCTCGCCGATCCCGAGCGCTACGGAGCAGCCGTCGACCCGAAGACGAGCCTTCAGGAACTCGCCGCTCGCCGCGGATTTCCTCCGCCCGTCTACGAGATCTCGGCGACCGGACCCGACCATGACCGCGTCTTCACCGCGCGCGTGAGGGTCGGGCACGCCGAGACCCGGGGCACGGGGACGAGCAAGAAGCACGCCGAGATGGCGGCTGCGCTGCTGGCGTGGCGCGAGCTGTCGGCACCGAGCGGTGCTCCCGGCGTCGATGCCTGA